In Oceanivirga salmonicida, one genomic interval encodes:
- a CDS encoding helix-turn-helix domain-containing protein: MILNEREVKILEKFYYDDNVKISDLAEEYGVTSRMIRYNISKINQLLIFLKIVPIKNLGNGLYHFFSKSPKIIELIKELAPIDKEKRIKLINLVICYSNKKITVEYLAKFFNISRITVNSYLKEINSKLVKEDIQIKNETGIILKGNIQNIISYKILILSDMIQVLNNEFVNEYSSKVKEIIFQNISHELYIELRGFTYNFIEDFKIT; this comes from the coding sequence ATGATTTTAAATGAAAGAGAAGTGAAAATATTAGAAAAATTTTATTATGATGATAATGTGAAAATTAGTGATTTGGCTGAAGAATATGGTGTTACTTCTAGAATGATTAGATATAACATAAGTAAAATTAATCAGCTATTAATATTCTTGAAAATTGTCCCTATAAAAAATCTTGGAAATGGTCTTTATCATTTTTTTAGTAAATCCCCAAAAATAATTGAATTAATAAAAGAATTAGCTCCTATAGATAAAGAAAAGAGAATAAAACTTATAAATTTAGTAATTTGTTATTCTAATAAGAAGATAACAGTGGAATATTTGGCGAAATTTTTTAATATTTCGAGGATTACAGTTAATAGTTATTTGAAAGAGATTAATTCTAAACTTGTTAAAGAAGATATTCAAATTAAAAATGAAACAGGGATAATTTTAAAAGGGAATATTCAAAATATTATTTCATATAAAATTTTAATATTATCAGACATGATTCAAGTTTTAAATAATGAATTTGTAAATGAATATTCAAGTAAAGTAAAAGAAATTATTTTCCAAAATATTTCTCATGAATTATATATTGAATTAAGAGGATTTACATATAATTTTATTGAAGATTTTAAGATTACAAT